From a region of the Tursiops truncatus isolate mTurTru1 chromosome 2, mTurTru1.mat.Y, whole genome shotgun sequence genome:
- the LOC117311196 gene encoding Golgi-associated RAB2 interactor protein 4-like, with protein MSGDTLLPYHTAQSSTSVGLLNTTTGKLQQQLRNGEYDIFKYAPIFESDFIQITKRGDLIDMHNCVCMVTVGITSSSPVLPLPDTMLLARWATGCEEHAEHSQAAKGKSHEPAKTLELTRLLPLTFVSISTHNREKQQLRVQFVTGRSWYLQLCAPPDAQEDLFTSWEELIYLLRPPVESLSRTYAVPAWDMIGLPVFEEEEEDGRSPAVEDLQEMWDQDQVSICSIHTCSELSGATSAAFAGGEGIQLDSHKSDTMPDVATAKAKSTVLDKASASWAVTKVETAGVAGGTAAGALSVAVIKSPAPEEQSTATAATASNGPGGRKTHIATGGTARTSPRSRKTVLRTIQGYAPSTSTSLSPEAGVTVVGAEPTSKTAEGRADEEDEGTLISTLPQEGKVSEQDGSSQRVSQARKGRRERREHWGEDRALMSPSLCSSVESHHKAAGNKTIQKAAGPCSGGGRATSDDQKDKGHGSPGVSEQGTAHKGISRAPITNKSRTSHKSGRSLSTVSSGPTTERLSSISSFFRNVRASLTTKTVASSRDKYVSILAKPVEGTRMEAVVETAESGQGLEITGGVTSDTMEPVTAEAHQ; from the exons ATGAGTGGGGACACTCTGCTCCCATATCACACGGCCCAGAGCAGCACCAGCGTGGGCCTGCTCAACACCACCACGGGGAAGCTGCAGCAGCAACTGCGCAATGGCGAATATGACATCTTCAAGTACGCACCGATATTCGAGAGCGACTTTATCCAGATCACGAAGAGGGGAGACCTGATTGACATGCACAACTGTGTCTGCATGGTGACCGTGGGCATCACATCCAGCAGCCCCGTCCTCCCACTCCCAGACACCATGCTGCTGGCCCGATGGGCCACCGGCTGTGAAGAGCATGCTGAGCACAGCCAGGCCGCCAAGGGCAAGAGCCACGAGCCTGCAAAGACCTTAGAGCTCACCAGGCTCCTTCCCTTGACGTTCGTGAGCATCTCCACTCACAATCGCGAGAAACAACAGCTGCGCGTGCAGTTTGTCACTGGCCGCTCCTGGTACCTGCAGCTGTGTGCCCCTCCGGACGCACAGGAAGACCTCTTCACCTCTTGGGAAGAGCTGATTTACCTCCTGCGACCACCAGTGGAGAGTCTCAGCCGCACCTATGCCGTTCCAGCCTGGGACATGATCGGCCTGCCTGTGttcgaggaggaggaggaggacggcAGGAGCCCGGCAGTGGAGGATCTCCAAGAAATGTGGGATCAGGACCAGGTGAGCATCTGCAGCATCCACACGTGCTCTGAGCTGTCCGGGGCCACATCTGCAGCTTTTGCTGGTGGGGAGGGGATCCAACTGGACTCCCACAAGTCCGATACCATGCCCGATGTGGCCACCGCAAAAGCAAAATCTACAGTGCTTGACAAAGCGTCAGCGTCGTGGGCAGTGACAAAGGTGGAGACAGCAGGGGTGGCAGGAGGCACCGCAGCGGGTGCTTTGAGCGTGGCAGTGATCAAGTCTCCTGCCCCTGAAGAGCAGAGCACGGCCACAGCAGCCACAGCCAGCAACGGTCCAGGAGGAAGGAAAACCCACATAGCCACTGGGGGCACTGCCAGAACATCCCCGAGGAGCAGGAAAACGGTGCTGCGAACAATTCAGG GGTATGCTCCCAGCACGTCCACCAGTCTCTCCCCAGAGGCCGGCGTGACTGTGGTCGGAGCAGAACCCACCAGCAAGACTGCTGAAGGAAGAGCCGACGAGGAGGACGAGGGGACCCTCATCTCAACCTTGCCACAGGAAGGCAAAGTGAGTGAACAGGATGGCAGCTCACAGAGGGTGTCCCAGGCCCgcaagggaagaagggagagaagggagcacTGGGGAGAGGACAGAGCTCTTATGAGCCCCTCGCTCTGCAGTTCAGTGGAAAGCCACCACAAGGCAGCGGGGAACAAGACCATCCAGAAAGCAGCTGGCCCGTGCTCAGGCGGCGGCAGAGCCACTAGCGATGACCAAAAGGACAAAGGCCACGGCAGCCCGGGGGTCAGCGAGCAGGGCACTGCTCACAAAGGCATCAGCCGTGCTCCCATCACCAACAAGTCCAGGACCTCGCACAAATCGGGCAGGAGCTTATCTACAGTGAGTTCAGGTCCCACCACCGAGAGACTCAGCAGCATCAGCTCTTTCTTCAGGAACGTCAGAGCCAGTCTTACTACAAAGACAGTGGCCTCCTCACGCGATAAATATGTGAGCATCCTGGCGAAGCCAGTGGAAGGGACCCGAATGGAGGCCGTCGTAGAGACAGCAGAGAgtggccaggggctggagatCACTGGAGGTGTGACATCTGACACCATGGAGCCAGTGACCGCTGAAGCCCATCAATAG